In Papaver somniferum cultivar HN1 chromosome 9, ASM357369v1, whole genome shotgun sequence, the genomic stretch AAAAATGAGTGAATATAGATTCTACAGAATAGCATACATTCATGTTCACGATAATTCTGTACAGATAGTATGTAAAAAATCTCAAATTTTAGGACTGTGAAAAGATTTGAGTCGTTTGAACCGAAATGTAGATAAAGTAAGTGCAAGCTCAGACTTTATAGAGTAACATAGCACCAAGTACAAGGAcatgatcaatatgaaatattAAGTTACAGATCATACATGGGGaggaaatgaaaaataaaatagtgaCCGACATACCTATAAAGTAGAAACATACTTTGTGAAGGATCAAGGAGAGCAGAAATGCAAGTATTTAGCCAGGTATTTATAAATATCAAGTGATGGGTACACACATAATTTTCATTTTAGCGAGCATATTAGAAGCATACATACAGCAAACATGCCAAGGAAAAGCAAGAACAAATCAAAGTGCCTACAACACATTTCATGTTACTAACTGAATAAAGAAATACTAAGCAGTGAAAGATGGTATACCTGCAACAGCTCAGGGACTTGTACATCATAGTTGATCGCAGCACTACCTTGCATTTCCTCAGGTTTTTTCTTCGGCTTTCTCAATACCTTCTTAATTTTTTTAGCTTTCTTCGACTCTTCCACCTCATCTAAAGAAACTTTACTCTCGAGCACACTTGCTACACTATTTTCTAACACTTTCTCAACCACAGAAACAGCAGCAACCTCATCTTCTTCCTTAGAAAAATCATGTTCTTCCTTTTTTGCACCACTACATTGCTCTTCCACTACCTTTTTCTTTGACTATTTCAAAAGTTTCTTAGGCCTTTTGGCTTTCTTAGGTTCTTCCACGGTGTCGAAAACAAGTTTCCTTAGACAAATCATGTTCTTCCTTTTTTGCACCACTACATTGCTCTTCCACTACCTTTTTCTTTGACTTTTTCAAAAGTTTCTTAGGCCTTTTGGCTTTCTCATGTTCCTATTGATTCATGCCATTCCAAACACAAATGGAACATGAGTTTAACATCTTAAAACCAAAGAACAAACACCAAACGAGACATAAATTTCCTAGATTGTATTTCCTTTGTTTTACACCCAATATTTTAGTCATCGCATACATATGTTTTAATCTTTTGGACAAAGTGAGTTGTTACTTGTTAgactgcaaaaaaaataaaataaaataaaataaaacatacaCTATgtagttttcttttcttcctGTCAACATGTATGTGGCAAGTGACTGGTACACACATAAGTTTCATTTTGGAGAGCGTAATACAAGGAAAAGCAGGAACATATTAAAGTGCCTACAACACATTCCATGTTACTATCTGAAATAAAGGAATACTAAGCAGTGAAAGATGGTATACCTGCAATAGCTCAGGGACTTGTACATCATACTTGATCGCAGCACTGCCTTGCATTTGCTCAGCTTTTTTCTTCGGCTTTTTCAATACCTTCTTAAATTTTTTAGCTTTCTTCGACTCTTCCACCTCATCTAAAGAAACTTTACTCTTGAGCATGCTTGCATCACTATTTTCTAACACTTTTACAACCACAGAAACAGCAGCAACCTCATCTTCTTCCTTAGACATATCATGTTCTTCCTTTTTTGCACCACTACATTGTTCTTCCACTACTTTTTTCTTTGACTTCTTCAAAAGTTTCTTAGGCCTTTTGGCCTTCTTAGGTTCTTCCATGGTATCAAAAACAAGTTTCCTCTTGGGCATACTTGCTTGACTATCTTCTAATATTTCCTCAATGATAGGGACAGCAACAATATATTCTTCCTCTTTAGACATTTTCTCGTCTTCCTTCTTTGCAGCACTATCTTGCACTACCTCCACATTTTTCTTTGACTTTATCATAATCTTCTTAGAAGTTTTGGTTTTCATCGATTCTTCCTCATCCTCCAACTTTTTCTCTTGTTCCACTAGATCACTCGATGAAGCTTTTTTCTTAGGTTCGCCAACTTTACTTTGGTCAACCACATTTGCCACCTTGGGTAGAGCTGCTATACTCTCTGTCACACTTTCTGGACAAAAAGTTCCCTCTTCATCTTGTGAGTCCTCCATGACAGGCCTATTAGATGCCTGGTTATAAATTAAATACAAAAGATATTATACATGGCAGGAATAAAATAGCATCCATGTAAAAGGACATGATCAGTATAGCAAATTAAGTTACAGATCATACAGGACAAGGAAATGAAAAATAGTGACTGACTCACCTAGAAACATACTTTCTAAAAGATCAAGGAGAGCAGAAATGCAAGTATTTAGCTTGGGATTTATATTTACCGAGAAAATAGCATCAGTTTTTACCACAGAACACATAAGGCTAGATGTTATTTCCGTAACCTACATACAGTGGTTTCTGTTTTCACTACCTTCGGCTATAGAAAACAATATTTTATCTCGACTATTCATTACATATTTTATTGCAGTTAAGGGTCTGAAGAAGAATACACCCTAATTTAGTGAACAATACAAAAATATGTTCGATTAAGTAATTAAAAGACAGTGGTAATCTACTAAATGTATTTCCTCGAAACCCTTTGTGGCACAAAACTAAATAATCAAGCGGAGAACATACAATTTCCAATACAATGAGACTTCTAAAAACTCTAGACTAATTGGAGAAAATGAGCCTGTGAATGGAAAATATCCACGTCAAAGTGTAGCGGTCCACAGCCCTCATTTATGTGATTTATAGTGGGTTATATTCATTAAGTTATCCATGAATGATTTACTTTTAAGTCAACGTGCCAATTTTCTCCACAAATTACCATGTGGAAACACACGTAAGAGCTTTCCCaacactaaaaacaaaaaccaagcaCCTACCTTTATTACTAGGACTCATATTAATTCTTTCCAATGCAAACACAAATGGAACTTAATTGCAGCCTACACATTGTACTAaacttctttaaaccaaaaaactAAAACATACACCAAGTAGTTTTCTTACTGTCAACATGTAAGTGGCAAGTGGGTACACACATAATTATCATTTGGAGAGAATAAAGGAAGCATACGTAGAGCACACATATATGCCATGAAAAAGCAGGAACAAATAAAAGGGCCTACAACACATTCCATGTTACTAACTGAATAAAAGAATATAAAAAGAATATTAAGCAGTGAAAGATGGTATACCTGCAACAGATCAGGGACTTCTACATCATACTTGATCGCAGCAGCACCTTGGATTTCCTTAGCTTTTTTCTTCTTCGGCTTTTTCAAAACCTTCTTAACTGCTTTCTTCGACTCTTCCACCTCATCTAAAGAAACTTTACTCTTGAGCATGCTTGCTTGACTATTATCTAACACTTTCTCAAGCATAGAAACAGCAACAACCTCATCTTCTTCCTTAGACTTATCATGCTCTTCCTTCTTTGCATAACTATCTTGCATTATCTCTTCAGTTTTCTTCGACTTTATCAAAATCTTCTTAGGCGTTTTGGCTTTCATCGATTCCTTCTCACTTGATGAAGCGTAGTTCTTAGGCTCACTAACTTCACTTTGGTCAAGCACATTTGCCACCTCCGGTAGAGCTGCTATACTCTCTGTCACACTTTCTGGACAAAAAGCTACGTCTTCATCTTGCGAGTCCCCCGTGACAGGCTTATTAGATGCCTGGTTAAAAATTTAATACAAAAGATATTATATATTTCGGACCAGCTTATGTGAAGAACAACCATAACAATGTTATTGTTATTGGAGTACGTCGCTAGTAGGTATTTTAAAAATGAGTGAGTAAAGATTCTACAGAAAAGTATATAATGGCATACTTTCATGTTCACAATAATTCTGTACAGTTAGTATGTGAATTATCCACTGAAATGGCACACATACATTAACTTaaagtatttaaaaaaaaaaaaaagctgaaCGATGAAaagatttgagtcatttgaaccaaAATGTAGATAAAGTAAGTGCACGCTCGGAGTTTATAAATTAAAATAGCATCCAAGTACAAGGACATGATCAATATGGCAAACTATGTTACAGATCATACAGGAGAAGGAAATGAAAAATATTGACTGACCCGCCTTGAAACGTACTTTGTAAAAGATCGAGGAGAGCAGAAATGCAATTATTTAGCCAGGGATTTATATCAAGAAAATAACATCAGTTGTTACCATAAAAATTCACAGACAAATACATCACACATAAGGCTGGATGTTTTTCTATAAACTACATACAGCAGTTTCTGTTTTAGACACCATTGGCTATCGAAAACTATATTTCATCTTGAATATTCAAGACACAAATTATTGTATTTCGGGGTCTGTAGAAGAATACACCCTAAATTATGTGAACAGAAAAAATATGTTTGATTAAGTAATTAAAATGCAGTGGTTATCTACTAAACAATATTTCCTCGAAACTCTTTTTGGCATAAAACTAAAATAATCGAATGGAGAACATTCAATTACTGATTTAATGGGACTTCTTAAAACTCTATATCATACATACCACGTCAGAGTTTAGCGGTCCACAGCCCTCATTTATGAAACAAACAAGAAACCACACATAATTTTCCTAGATTGTATTTCCATTTTTTTACACCCAAAAATTTAGTATTCCCATACATATGTTTTGATATTTTAGACAAACTGAGTTGTTATTTGTTAGACAGCAAAAACTAAAATATACACTGGGTAGTCTTCTTGTCAACATGTATGTGGCAAGTCGTAAGTTCCATTTTGGAGAGCATAAAGAAGCATACATACAGCTAACATGCCAAGGATAAGCAGGAACAGATAAAAGCGCGTACAAGACATTTCTATGTTACTAACTGAATAAAGAAATACTAAGCAGTGAAAGATGGTATACCTGCAACAGCTCAGGGACTTCTGTGTCATACTTAATAGCAACACTACCTTGCACTTCCTCAGCTTTTTTCTTAAGCTTTTTGAAAATCTTCTTAATTATTTTAGCTTTTTCTGACTCTTCCGCCTCATTTAAAGCCACCTTACTCTTGAGCACACTTGCTTGATTATTTtctaacactttttgagccatagAACCAGCAGCAACCTCATCTTCTTCCTTAGACTTATCATGCTCTTCCTCTTTTGCATCACTACATTGCGCTTCCTCTACttttttctttgactttctcagaaGTTTCTTAGGGCTTTCGGCTTTCTTAGGTTCTTCCGCGGTAGCTAAAACAAGTTTACTCTTGAGCATACTTGCATCACTCTCTTCTAATATTTTCTCAACCATAGGGACAGCAACAatatcttcttcctcctcagacttttcctcttcttccttcTGTGCAACACTACCTTGTGCTTCCTCAAAAAAATTCTCTGGCTTTATAAAAATCTTCTTAGGCGTTTTAGCTTTCTTCAAATCTTCCGCCTCCTCTAACTTTTTTTCTTGTTTCACAAGATCACTAGATGAAGCTTTTTTATCAGGTTCACcaacttcacttttgtcaacacATTTGACTCCTTTGGTAGAGCTGCTATACTCTCTGTCGCACTTTCTGGACAAAAAGTTGCCTCTTTATTTTGGAAGTCCTCCGTAACAGGCCTATTTGATGCCTGGTTACAAATCAAATACATAAGAAATTAAAATTCTAAGACCAATTTGAAAGcagataaaaaccaaatcaaatataTAAGAGACTAAAATTTTCAGACCAACTTGGAAGAAGATAAGAACCTAACCTGCAATAGCTCAGGAACTTCCACAACACACTTGATTGCAGCAGTATCTTGCACTTGTtctagttttgtctttgactttTTCAGAATTttcttaggtttatttgttttctttgattcttccacTTTATTTGAAGCAACTTTCTGACTATCTTCTACTACTTTCTCAACCCCGGGGACATGATCAATTTCGTCTTCCTCAATAGGCTTATCCTCTTGTTCCTTCTTCATAGCACTACCTTGCATGCCTTCTTCCATGACATGCCCATTTAATGCCTGATtataaatctaataatatacaagaaATTATTATTCCAGACCAACTTGAAAGAAGATAACAACAACTTAAGGTGAGATGAGGAGAATGCACACTTATTTATTTATGTAACAATACTGTTCAAAACTCTTTCTGGCATAAAACTAAATAATCAAGTGGAGAACTTTCTATTTCTGATAAAAAAAGACATTGCAAAACTATAAATCATTGTGAAGATGGATGTCATGGTCAGATTAATCCAGAAACAAAAGTCCCTGAAATGAAAAGAGTCCACAAAGTATGACTGTGCACCACCGACTATTGTGTAAATCATAAATGAATCGGAAAAAGGGTTTCGTGTAAGAATGCTCCTAAGCAGGGGGAATGCAATGGCAATTTATTCTTCTCGTGTTTTCACAATCTAATATGTTATAGAGAAGCAAAAAATGCCGGAAATACACTGTAAACTAAAAAAACTTCGAGAGATCCTGACAATTCACCTCATCTAATATGTCAAATGATTACGAAACAGCAAATCGGTAACAATAATATACCTCCATTAGTTCCGGAGCATCTTTCTGATACTTGATTACAAACTTCTCCAAGAACGGCTCCTCAAACATACTCAAAATTGAATATAAGGAAGTTTTATGCTTATAAATGAGACCCTTAGAGACTAAACTTTGATAAACAGTAACCCTCGGTATAATCCTCTTTTCCAAGCTAAAAAACAAAGCTGCTGGAGTCTTAACAACAACCGAGGGACTATAACCCGCTTGATTAACAAAGTAATCCATTGTATCCATGATTTTCTTCACAGATAACGTCATACAGATAGGATGTGCTTTAAACACACTTTGAATTTGTTCTTCTGACAAACCCCATTTCTTGTATGCATTAATTTTACCAGATGGATTTCTTCATCGCTGACAATGCATGAATACCAGTAAGAAATGCATATTGGTAAGAATTATCAAAACCCATACCCTTAATCTCTTGTAAGGTATCTTTAAATTTGTCAGTGCTTGTCAAAAGTGTTCTAGGTTGGCTCATTATAAACTTGACATTATTTGATTTAGGGACACCATCTCTCAAAACCTGTATATTGGACTCAATTCTCTCAACTGATTCACCAGAATTCGTTGCTCGTTCGAAGACGGCGAACACGTATTTATCAGTACCAACAATGCAATTGTAAAAAGGAATAATATGGTTTTCCAAACTTCGACCTAGAAGCGTTGGGTGAATAGAAAATAGCCTGATAAATTCAGGTCTAGAAATATCTTTAGAATTGAAATAATCAAGTTTGGGTTTAATGATTTCAGTATCAGATAAAATGACGAGAGGAATCTTACTGATGATTCTGGAGATGTCTGATTTAGTGAACCCGTAATCCTGAAAGACTGCAAGAACAGCGTCTGGCTTCGTTGAGGTTTTGAATTTGAGTTTCGTAGATGCAGTGAGAGCTTCTTTTTCCGATAATCCACATGAATTCATCAAGTAAGAGATttcaaatgatgatgatgatgaagttttgGGATCCATGGCGGAGCAGATGTTACAGTCGCcaggggtggtggtggtggagagttAGGGTTTTAGTGAGGATTTGGATCTAATTTGAGAGTTTGAAAATCGAGAGATACCTTAAAACATTTCACTGGGTTTTGGGTTTGGGCCGAAAGTTGGATCAACTAAAATTACCCGATCTAACTGGAGATTAGGGGTGtgtaacggacggacggttgcggattaggggtcacccgtaaccgaaccgtcaaagttgcggatttgcaaaaattgaaccgtgaccggcccaatcacctgCGGATTTAACCTTTGCGGATCCGCTAATTgtacgggccggttgcggattaatcGCGGATTTGACCTAGTTTGATTGTActtgttgggcctaaattcagttagtgtcttaacttagttttgattgtattcagttagttaacttagttttgtttctattttttgggcctaaattcagttagtgttttaaggactttacttctttctctttgggcctaaattcatttagttaactaagtgatcaaagaacttcacttctttctctttgggcctaggttcatactcaggtaagaaaactttgcttctttctacggttgcggtaatccgcggttttcaaatgacaaccgcaaccgcatccgcaccgcatgcggatttgagaatccaacccgtgtccggcccatacgtcttgcggtttgggtgaaatccgcaattttgcggacggatacgggttaaatccgcggttccggttttatgctcacccctactgGAGATCTGTatcttgattttgttttgttatttcttttatttttcaagaCAACGACTAAATGCAACCTATGGTTGGGTTAAACACAACTCAAATACCACTTCTCAAATTCTGATACTCCTTCCATTCTAGGAAATTTGTTGCAGTTATTTAATTTATACCACTTTTCAAATTCTGATACTCCTTCTATTCTAGGAAATTTGATATTTGCAGTTATTTAATTTGGCTTACTTTTAGACAAAAATGAAAAAGTGCAAGTACCACTTTTTCAAAAATGGACGTAGTATATTTTATTCTGAAAGTAACTGTATATAACCCAAAAAAATCAAGTCAAATCTAACGTATAATACAAAAATAACCAACCAAAACTACCCCACCATTTTCAACTACAATAAGTTTATATTTAgggtttttttcttcatattttcttcttcaactattGTTCAAACCTTAGTCATAACAATTATTCCATGGGTGATCTAAGTTTAGAACTGTCAGTAGTGTGGACTATAATGCAGATACGATTGAAGATGAATTAAACTTTCCATGGATTCGTTTTTGAAAAGCTAATCTTCCTTCAAAGATTCTGCATTTCCTTCGGAAATGCATTCATAATTGTCTCCCTGTGAATGAGAGGTTTGCTAGGCATGCACATAATATTAGATCTGTATGTCTGTTATATGCAACTCTGATATTGAATCAGTCGATCATTTGTTGATTAGATGTCTTGTCTCTAGACAGATTTGGTAGACTCTAAATCCAAATATAGTTATTATATCGAATGAGTAGACTCTTAGGCAATGAATTTTGACTTGGTTTTGTATTAAGAACACATAAAATGACTTAGTTGTATTTGCAGGGTTCACTCTATGGAATATTTGGGAGGCTCGATGTGCTTGTGTTTTTTAAAATGTGCAATTTCAGGTTGAGCCAACTGTGAGGGCATTGAAACTAGGAATAAACGAGTGGAAAGAGCATGTTAATAGGCGAAATATTGTTGGCTTGAATGCTGTTAGATGAAGGAACCAATTAAATGGGTTCCTCCGCCCactgattttcataaaacaaattttgatgtttttcttTTAAAGGATAGTAAACTTATGGGCTTAGGGCTAATTATGGTTGTTGATGCAGGAAGCTTCCATGGAGCATGGTGTATCCCTGGGATAACTCATGGGGAGGAGGAGACTGAAGCTTTAGCGGTGATAAAATGCGCCAAACGAAGTACTCCCtctgtcccactattaagtgacctagttcaagtttgcacaatttttaaggcaggcaagggaaaagagtatatttaagcattttttataattatacccttatggataataactattgaaattttgaaatgacttatctctcaaactagaccacggatgttcgcatacttcataccattgaaaagcattttaaaacacctacgtaacgaatataaacatgtctatcaaattatgaatatttcttatatttcttataatcaattaaaaggataattttagaaatatctctttgtctagtgatataggtcacttaatggtgggacaaaatataaaaataaataagtcaCTTAATAATGGGACGAAAGGAATAGTATTTAAAAGTTGTACTTGGAAGGTAACTGTCTTAATTTGTCCCATTTCAATGAGAATAATACTAATCAAAACACTAACCAATGTTTAGATCTCAACCATTATATTTTTCAGGCTTAAAATTCGACCTTTGGATAGGAATATAATTTTTCTGTCTTAACTATTGACTCCATTCCTTGATTTCTCTTACGGCCAATTGTTGGATTAAATTTCACATATTTACATAAAATGCCATTTTTTAAGAATCAAGATGAAAAATTAAAAATGTCACATTTTTTGAACTATATATCGGATTTTAGGAAACTTTATATATCCGGAAAGTCCTTGAAATTATCTATGCAACGAGCTTAAACAAGAATATTGAATTTCtattttttaacaaatttatttctCATTGCTCTTTGTGCACACTTTTCCCCCATATTTGACGGACTTTGACAAGTGAAAGTGAAAACTAACGCTTGCATTAATCGTGCAATGCACGTACACTCTCCTTGTGTAGTTTGGGCTATTAACGGCAATATTGAGCCTTTAAAATGGCATGATAATTCAATCACATTAGATTGTAGGGAACTTTTAAATGGTTTTAATGAGTCGTGTTGTGTTCGTGTTTCTACGGACAGAAACGATGTAGCCAATAATCTAGTAAAGGAAGCTAGAGTTAGTactgtttcttttcttttctttttttttggggggggggagGGGTCCTAAATCCTCACCTATGTGGTTTTCAActctgaaaaggcgggggtacaacaacctcacccaatatttcgattagcaatttgtatggacaaactccaatatactttccagagaatcaactagactcaatcttaataaagtatatcaaagagttatatctctctttctcgattcaattcttactcaagcaaatagcaatctgcgagtctaattgaatacaagagaaatcacttgaacagtaccaaagaccaatgttcaagtatcaatcaatttcaatcaacaaccaaagtcggatttccaattgattgattttaacgcacaacctgtgatatttcaattatataacaaaacataatgcagaatagaaataacacagacaccagaattttgttaacgagtgttgatggtggtttttaacttagggttaaaattgtaaaaacttgcatctgatgtgacgtaaggaaacggagccgtgagtgttaacctctccactaacatattgagtcgttcaatatatttatatgaaatttacccagactggcgcatgtagcaaccatcccaggtGTTCTGTAAATATCGGgcccttgcctatattcacttaatataagtttctttgaaactttctgtgctatgttccccggctgaaccctt encodes the following:
- the LOC113310296 gene encoding enolase-phosphatase E1-like, producing MVEKILEESDASMLKSKLVLATAEEPKKAESPKKLLRKSKKKVEEAQCSDAKEEEHDKSKEEDEVAAGSMAQKVLENNQASVLKSKVALNEAEESEKAKIIKKIFKKLKKKAEEVQGSVAIKYDTEVPELLQASNKPVTGDSQDEDVAFCPESVTESIAALPEVANVLDQSEVSEPKNYASSSEKESMKAKTPKKILIKSKKTEEIMQDSYAKKEEHDKSKEEDEVVAVSMLEKVLDNSQASMLKSKVSLDEVEESKKAVKKVLKKPKKKKAKEIQGAAAIKYDVEVPDLLQASNRPVMEDSQDEEGTFCPESVTESIAALPKVANVVDQSKVGEPKKKASSSDLVEQEKKLEDEEESMKTKTSKKIMIKSKKNVEVVQDSAAKKEDEKMSKEEEYIVAVPIIEEILEDSQASMPKRKLVFDTMEEPKKAKRPKKLLKKSKKKVVEEQCSGAKKEEHDMSKEEDEVAAVSVVVKVLENSDASMLKSKVSLDEVEESKKAKKFKKVLKKPKKKAEQMQGSAAIKYDVQVPELLQVSNRPVTEDSQNKEVAFCSESVTESIAALPEVANVVDQSEPVKKASSSDLVEQEKKLEDEEESKKTKTPKKNLIKSKRNVQVGQNTAPKKEEHDKSKEEDVVAAVSIVEKVLKNSQASMLMSEVSLDELEESKKAKKIKKVLKKPKKKKAKEMQGTAAIKYDVEVPELLQASKSPVMEDPQNEEVTLSPESVTESIAALPNVVNVVDGNEVGKPKKKKLCRVIYLNNRKSWRRRNRRNPKHLRRF
- the LOC113309832 gene encoding uncharacterized protein LOC113309832, coding for MDPKTSSSSSFEISYLMNSCGLSEKEALTASTKLKFKTSTKPDAVLAVFQDYGFTKSDISRIISKIPLVILSDTEIIKPKLDYFNSKDISRPEFIRLFSIHPTLLGRSLENHIIPFYNCIVGTDKYVFAVFERATNSGESVERIESNIQVLRDGVPKSNNVKFIMSQPRTLLTSTDKFKDTLQEIKGMGFDNSYQYAFLTGIHALSAMKKSIW